The Acinetobacter pittii genome contains a region encoding:
- a CDS encoding DsbC family protein produces the protein MLKKLGILTLLSLTASLSFANVDTIRENFKKQYPNLKISNIQKTEMSGIYSANLDQQIIYVGEDGQHMLVGSMIQLKDQKNLTKDLVLGQNSIDWKQLPLKDAIKTVKGNGQHVLAVFSDPNCPYCKQLEPELDKLNDVTIYTFIYPLKPQSIVVSRQVWCAPNQSYSWKKLIQQGVKPIAASCANPIDRNLELGKKLGFNGTPTLIFANGFKLVGARSAEEIQALWKELGL, from the coding sequence ATGCTTAAAAAATTAGGAATATTGACACTATTAAGCTTAACGGCGAGTTTAAGTTTCGCTAATGTGGATACGATTAGGGAAAATTTTAAAAAACAATATCCTAATTTGAAAATTAGTAATATTCAGAAAACCGAAATGTCTGGGATATATAGTGCTAATCTGGATCAACAAATCATCTATGTTGGCGAAGATGGTCAGCATATGCTTGTTGGCTCTATGATTCAGTTAAAAGATCAGAAGAATTTGACTAAAGATCTAGTGTTAGGACAGAACTCAATTGATTGGAAACAGCTGCCTTTAAAAGATGCGATTAAAACGGTGAAAGGTAATGGACAGCATGTTTTAGCAGTATTTTCTGATCCAAACTGTCCTTATTGCAAGCAACTCGAACCTGAACTCGACAAGCTTAATGACGTGACTATTTACACGTTCATCTATCCTTTAAAACCTCAGTCTATTGTGGTTTCTAGACAAGTTTGGTGTGCACCAAATCAATCTTATTCATGGAAAAAACTGATTCAGCAAGGTGTTAAACCAATAGCTGCGAGCTGTGCAAACCCAATTGACCGTAATTTGGAATTAGGAAAAAAACTCGGCTTTAACGGCACTCCTACTTTAATTTTTGCAAATGGTTTCAAACTGGTTGGCGCACGCTCTGCTGAAGAAATTCAGGCCCTATGGAAAGAGTTAGGTCTTTAA
- a CDS encoding GlsB/YeaQ/YmgE family stress response membrane protein, protein MWSLIVAIVVGFFAGLIARALHPGDDKAGFIVTTLIGIAGSLLATYGGRLLGLYGENSAAGFIASVIGAIVILFIYNLIARKS, encoded by the coding sequence ATGTGGTCACTTATTGTCGCTATTGTAGTTGGTTTCTTTGCTGGCTTAATCGCTCGCGCTTTGCATCCAGGGGATGATAAAGCAGGTTTCATCGTAACGACCTTAATTGGTATTGCAGGTTCACTTCTAGCCACTTATGGTGGTCGTTTACTTGGTCTTTATGGCGAAAACTCAGCTGCAGGCTTTATCGCATCCGTGATTGGTGCCATCGTTATTCTTTTTATCTACAACTTGATTGCACGAAAAAGCTAA
- the hpt gene encoding hypoxanthine phosphoribosyltransferase produces the protein MTVAMSIMISTEEIQAKVKELGEQINAHYANSDKELVLIGLLRGSVIFMADLCRTITKPHELDFMTVSSYGGGTTSSRDVKILKDLDGEIRGKDVLVVEDIIDSGNTLSKVVEMLQTREPNSIQLCTLVSKPSRREIDLEVKFLGFEVEDRFIVGYGLDYDQKYRHLPFIGEIGL, from the coding sequence ATGACTGTTGCAATGAGCATCATGATTTCAACCGAAGAAATTCAAGCAAAAGTCAAAGAGCTCGGCGAGCAAATTAACGCTCACTATGCAAATAGTGATAAAGAATTAGTCCTTATTGGACTACTTCGTGGTTCTGTTATTTTCATGGCAGACTTGTGCCGTACAATTACCAAACCGCATGAACTCGACTTCATGACAGTGTCTAGCTACGGCGGCGGTACGACTTCAAGTCGAGATGTTAAAATCTTAAAAGATCTTGATGGTGAAATTCGCGGTAAAGATGTATTGGTTGTTGAAGACATTATCGACTCAGGCAATACCTTAAGCAAAGTCGTTGAAATGTTGCAAACTCGCGAGCCAAATTCAATTCAACTCTGCACATTAGTGAGTAAACCATCTCGCCGTGAAATTGATCTTGAAGTGAAATTTTTAGGTTTTGAAGTTGAAGACAGATTCATTGTGGGTTACGGCTTAGACTACGATCAAAAATATCGCCACTTGCCTTTTATTGGTGAAATTGGTTTATAA